From one Leishmania infantum JPCM5 genome chromosome 29 genomic stretch:
- a CDS encoding putative protein kinase, whose product MSGEAAAAEQRMRDYEVFEHLGSGATSDVYRVVNKTNNRTYVLKKMSLANMSDEEQLRAKQEIIVMDNVDHPNIVKFRESFMDPADNSVDIIMEYCEFGTLEDLIERQRYEGRPFPTDVLLEWMAELLCGLSHIHSNRILHRDLKTSNIFVTSKNHLKLGDFGVCTILSNPNAKAESMIGTPLYFAPEVCNSDPHDERSDVWSLGVVFYEMCTLRRPFEAGNLFTLIQLILESDIEPFGNGVDGSLEGLVRQMLDRDPSRRPTAQELIDVHLEVPVSHPSHPSQKPSRGRLLQQFSGPELQYTKKWPPPEGSVTVPPKSGKARATDEWIHTGSALDVFVELQRTLHRIPTAAKAKDGAAFTPSPQSAPGATLKVSSAVAKPKPEKSAKKSTGAKGTAGTTTASSSLPRTKAIEHAGAQKEDAVLGTSLLSFTMRELQLDVQRRRTSMFGEKKSLNSDDIPLVIEVQGESFSEATAAKATVSFLADIAAVIDRHTANGGQIALEALDGAACLLSEYKHLKYAR is encoded by the coding sequence ATGTCAGGggaggctgcagcggcggagcagcgcatgcgAGACTATGAGGTCTTCGAGCATCTCGGCTCCGGGGCAACAAGCGACGTGTACCGTGTGGTGAACAAGACGAACAATCGCACCTATGTCCTGAAAAAAATGTCACTCGCGAACATGAgcgacgaggagcagctgcgggccAAGCAGGAGATTATCGTGATGGACAACGTAGACCACCCGAACATCGTCAAGTTTCGGGAGAGCTTCATGGACCCGGCCGACAACTCCGTCGACATCATTATGGAGTACTGCGAGTTCGGCACCCTCGAGGATCTCATTGAACGACAGCGCTACGAGGGTCGCCCCTTTCCAACCGATGTGTTGCTGGAGTGGATGGCGGAGCTGCTATGCGGACTCTCCCACATCCACTCTAACCGAATCCTTCACCGCGACCTCAAGACGAGCAACATTTTTGTAACGTCCAAGAATCATTTGAAGCTTGGTGACTTTGGCGTCTGCACGATCCTGTCGAACCCAAACGCCAAGGCGGAGAGCATGATCGGTACCCCTCTCTACTTCGCCCCGGAGGTGTGCAACAGCGACCCCCACGATGAGAGGAGCGACGTGTGGAGTCTCGGCGTCGTCTTTTACGAGATGTGCACCCTGCGCCGTCCTTTTGAAGCAGGCAACCTATTCACACTCATCCAGCTCATCCTCGAGTCTGACATCGAGCCATTCGGCAACGGCGTGGATGGCTCGCTGGAGGGGCTTGTGCGGCAGATGCTGGACAGGGACCCGAGTCGGCGCCCAACAGCGCAGGAGCTCATTGATGTGCATCTGGAAGTCCCTGTGAGCCACCCATCGCACCCGTCGCAGAAGCCGTCCAGAGGCCGTCTCCTTCAACAGTTCAGCGGCCCAGAGCTGCAATACACAAAAAAGTGGCCACCCCCTGAGGGGTCCGTGACCGTCCCCCCGAAGAGTGGCAAGGCACGCGCGACAGACGAATGGATTCACACTGGCAGTGCGCTGGACGTTTttgtggagctgcagcgcacttTGCACCGTATCCCGACCGCTGCCAAAGCCAaggacggcgctgccttCACTCCATCGCCACAATCTGCGCCTGGCGCCACACTCAAAGTATCCTCTGCAGTTGCAAAGCCGAAGCCGGAGAAGTCAGCCAAGAAATCGACGGGCGCTAAGGGTACTGCGGGCACTACCACCGCTTCTAGCTCGCTCCCTCGAACAAAGGCCATAGagcacgccggcgcgcagAAGGAGGATGCTGTCTTAGGTACTTCACTGCTCAGCTTTACAATGCGGGAGCTGCAGCTCGAcgtgcagcgacgccgcacaTCCATGTTTGGGGAGAAGAAGTCGCTAAACAGCGACGACATACCCCTCGTGATCGAGGTGCAGGGGGAATCGTTCTCGGAGGCGACAGCAGCAAAAGCCACTGTTTCGTTTCTTGCTGACATCGCTGCTGTCATTGATCGACACACGGCGAACGGGGGACAGATTGCCTTGGAGGCTTTAGACGGGGCTGCTTGCCTCCTTTCCGAATACAAGCACCTCAAGTACGCGCGATGA